Proteins encoded together in one Miscanthus floridulus cultivar M001 chromosome 16, ASM1932011v1, whole genome shotgun sequence window:
- the LOC136514068 gene encoding uncharacterized protein produces the protein MRVTITGGGTRLHVDLYYACVQSRALFTVWSLLQLVRRYPGRVPDVDLMFDCLDRPAVNRTEHGDGDPASPPPPPLFRYCTTRDHFDIPFPDWSFWGWPETNIEPWNREFKSIKSGARATRWADRVPTAYWKGNPDVASPLRVALLGCNDTALWRAEIMRQNWSDEAKSGYHHSRLSSQCTHRYKIYAEGFRWSVSLKYILSCGSMALLIEPRYQDFFSRGLEPRLNYWPVTAAPPPGMCESIRDAVDWGNANPGEAERVGRRGQRLVQDLRMHAVYDYMLHLLTEYARLMDFRPVAPPSPDAQEACEASLLCLADDKQRRFLEASRAEPAVGDLCVLPPPPPPA, from the exons ATGCGCGTCACCATCACGGGCGGCGGGACGCGGCTGCACGTGGACCTCTACTACGCGTGCGTGCAGAGCCGCGCGCTCTTCACGGTCTGGAGCCTGCTGCAGCTGGTGCGGCGGTACCCCGGGCGCGTCCCCGACGTCGACCTCATGTTCGACTGCCTGGACCGCCCCGCCGTCAACCGCACCGAGCACGGCGACGGCGACCCtgcctccccgccgccgccgccgctcttccGCTACTGCACCACCAGGGATCACTTCGACATCCCCTTCCCTGATTGGTCCTTCTGGGGCTG GCCGGAGACGAACATCGAGCCATGGAACAGGGAGTTCAAGAGCATCAAGTCCGGCGCTCGGGCGACGAGATGGGCGGACAGGGTGCCGACGGCGTACTGGAAGGGGAACCCGGACGTGGCGTCGCCGCTGCGGGTGGCGCTGCTGGGGTGCAACGACACGGCGCTCTGGCGCGCCGAGATCATGCGGCAGAACTGGTCCGACGAGGCCAAGTCCGGATACCATCACTCGAGGCTCTCGTCGCAGTGCACGCACCGGTACAAGATCTACGCGGAAGGGTTCAGGTGGTCGGTCAGCCTCAAGTACATCCTGTCGTGCGGCTCCATGGCGCTGCTGATCGAGCCGCGGTACCAGGACTTCTTCAGCCGGGGCCTGGAGCCCCGGCTGAACTACTGGCCGGTGACGGCGGCGCCGCCCCCGGGCATGTGCGAGTCCATCAGGGACGCCGTCGACTGGGGCAACGCGAACCCGGGCGAGGCCGAGCGCGTCGGCCGGCGCGGGCAGCGGCTCGTGCAGGACCTCCGCATGCACGCCGTCTACGACTACATGCTGCACCTGCTCACCGAGTACGCAAGGCTCATGGACTTCCGGCCCGTGGCGCCGCCGTCGCCCGACGCGCAGGAGGCCTGCGAGGCGTCGCTGCTCTGCCTCGCCGACGACAAGCAGCGCAGGTTCCTCGAGGCGTCCAGGGCGGAGCCCGCGGTGGGCGACCTGTgcgtgctgccgccgccgccgccgccggcgtga
- the LOC136510465 gene encoding phospholipase D alpha 1-like produces the protein MSRFEYQNAPLYSGTSPSTSTARTTPATSSSPSRPTTPSAPRSSAAHTFNQPNFPSASISKGEPRESWHDIHCRVEGPAAWDVLENFEQRWKKQGKGDNMPVALNKAWAEREAAPHGDAESWNVQVFRSIDDGAAAGFPDAPREAAALGLVSGKDHVIERSIQDAYIHAIRWARDFIYIENQYFLGSSYAWLQNDGVTVEDINALHLIPKELSLKIVSKIQAGERFGVYVVVPLWPEGVLESGSMQAILDWQRRTMEMMYTDVTLAIRAKGLQADLRDYLTFFCLGNGEAPSPGEYMPPEHPDHNTDYERAQQARRFMIYVHAKTMIVDDEYIIVGSANINQRSMDGGRDTEIAMGAYQPGYLATRNQQAKQQQHDIGSSSSSSTSGKLREDRVLRAPRAQAASSPAACSARRQGCELRALPGPRAPPAEPCTVCSALEP, from the exons ATGTCCAGATTTGAG TACCAAAATGCCCCTCTATACTCTGGGACGAGTCCTTCCACATCTACTGCACGCACGACGCCAGCAACATCATCTTCACCGTCAAGGCCGACGACACCATCGGCGCCACGCTCATCGGCCGCGCATACCTTCAACCAGCCCAACTTCCCCAGCGCGTCCATCAGCAAGGGCGAGCCGAGGGAGTCGTGGCACGACATCCACTGCCGCGTCGAGGGGCCCGCGGCGTGGGACGTGCTGGAGAACTTCGAGCAGAGGTGGAAGAAGCAGGGCAAGGGCGACAACATGCCGGTGGCGCTGAACAAGGCGTGGGCGGAGCGCGAGGCGGCCCCGCACGGCGACGCCGAGTCGTGGAACGTGCAAGTGTTCCGGTCCATCGACGACGGTGCGGCGGCGGGGTTCCCGGACGCCCCGCGGGAGGCCGCGGCGCTGGGGCTGGTGAGTGGCAAGGACCACGTGATCGAGCGCAGCATCCAAGACGCGTACATCCACGCCATCCGGTGGGCGCGGGACTTCATCTACATCGAGAACCAGTACTTCCTGGGGAGCTCCTACGCGTGGCTGCAGAACGATGGCGTGACGGTGGAGGACATCAACGCGCTGCACCTTATCCCCAAGGAGCTCTCGCTCAAGATCGTCAGCAAGATCCAGGCCGGCGAGCGGTTCGGCGTGTACGTGGTGGTGCCCCTGTGGCCCGAGGGCGTGCTGGAGAGCGGCTCCATGCAGGCCATCCTGGACTGGCAGCGCCGCACCATGGAGATGATGTACACGGATGTCACGCTGGCCATTCGCGCCAAGGGGCTCCAGGCCGACCTCAGGGACTACCTCACCTTCTTTTGCCTCGGCAACGGCGAGGCGCCAAGCCCCGGCGAGTACATGCCGCCGGAGCACCCGGACCACAACACCGATTACGAGAGGGCGCAGCAGGCCAGGCGCTTCATGATCTATGTCCACGCCAAGACCATGATAG TGGATGACGAGTACATCATCGTGGGCTCGGCGAACATCAACCAGCGCTCCATGGACGGCGGCCGCGACACCGAGATCGCGATGGGCGCGTACCAGCCGGGCTACCTAGCGACCAGGAACCAGCAGgcgaagcagcagcagcacgacatcgggagcagcagcagcagcagcacgtcggGCAAGCTCCGCGAAGACCGCGTGCTCCGCGCACCGCGCGCCCAGGCCGCGAGCTCCCCGGCTGCGTGCTCCGCGCGACGCCAAGGCTGCGAGCTCCGCGCGTTGCCCGGGCCACGTGCTCCGCCGGCCGAGCCATGCACGGTGTGCTCTGCTCTTGAGCCATGA
- the LOC136510057 gene encoding cullin-1-like isoform X2, translated as MAGQERRTIDLEEGWAFMQKGITKLKNILEGKPEPQFSSEDYMMLYTTIYNMCTQKPPHDYSQQLYDKYRESFEEYITSMVLPSLREKHDEFMLRELVQRWSNHKVMVRWLSRFFHYLDRYFISRRSLTPLKEVGLTCFRELIYQEIKGQVKDAVIALIDKEREGEQIDRALLKNVLDIFVEIGLGQMECYENDFEDFLLKDTTEYYSVKAQSWILEDSCPDYMIKAEECLKREKERVGHYLHISSEQKLLEKVQNELLAQYATPLLEKEHSGCSALLRDDKVEDLSRMYRLFFKITRGLEPISNMFKTHVTNEGTALVKQAEDSASNKKPEKKDMVGMQEQVFVWKIIELHDKYVAYVTQCFQGHTLFHKALKEAFEVFCNKGVSGSSSAELLATFCDNILKKGCSEKLSDEAIEDALEKVVRLLAYISDKDLFAEFYRKKLARRLLFDKSANDEHERSILTKLKQQCGGQFTSKMEGMVTDLTVARDHQTKFEEFVAGRPELNPGIDLAVTVLTTGFWPSYKTFDINLPAEMVKCVEVFKEFYQTRTKHRKLTWIYSLGTCNINAKFDTKPIELIVTTYQAALLLLFNGSDRLSYSEIVTQLNLSDDDVVRLLHSLSCAKYKILTKEPANKSISPNDVFEFNSKFTDRMRRIKIPLPPVDEKKKVVEDVDKDRRYAIDASIVRIMKSRKVMGHQQLVAECVEQLSRMFKPDFKAIKKRIEDLITRDYLERDKDNANMYKYLA; from the exons ATGGCGGGGCAGGAGCGTAGGACAATCGATCTGGAGGAGGGATGGGCGTTCATGCAGAAGGGCATCACCAAGCTGAAGAACATCCTCGAGGGCAAGCCCGAGCCGCAGTTCAGCTCCGAGGACTACATGATGCTTTACAC GACGATATACAACATGTGCACGCAGAAGCCGCCACACGACTACTCGCAGCAGCTTTACGACAAGTATCGGGAGTCGTTCGAGGAGTACATCACCTCCATG GTACTACCTTCGTTAAGGGAGAAACATGATGAGTTTATGCTGAGGGAGCTAGTGCAAAGGTGGTCAAACCATAAAGTCATGGTTCGCTGGCTCTCACGTTTCTTTCATTACCTTGACCGGTACTTCATATCAAGGAGGTCACTTACCCCACTTAAAGAAGTTGGCCTTACTTGCTTCCGAGAGTTG ATCTATCAAGAGATTAAAGGACAAGTTAAAGACGCAGTGATTGCTCTG ATAGACAAAGAACGTGAGGGTGAACAGATTGACCGGGCTCTGTTGAAGAATGTCTTGGATATTTTTGTCGAAATTGGGTTGGGTCAAATGGAGTGTTATGAGAATGACTTTGAAGATTTCTTGCTCAAGGATACTACAGAGTACTACTCTGTCAAGGCTCAAAGCTGGATTCTTGAGGACTCATGCCCAGATTACATGATTAAG GCTGAGGAGTGTTTGAAGCGGGAGAAGGAGCGAGTAGGTCACTATTTGCATATTAGCAGCGAACAAAAGTTGTTGGAG AAAGTGCAAAATGAATTGCTTGCTCAGTATGCAACCCCGCTGTTGGAGAAGGAGCATTCTGGATGTTCTGCTTTGCTTCGTGATGATAAG GTTGAGGATCTTTCTAGGATGTACAGGCTCTTCTTCAAAATCACCCGCGGTCTGGAGCCTATATCTAACATGTTCAAAACG CATGTTACAAATGAAGGCACAGCCTTGGTAAAGCAAGCAGAAGATTCTGCTAGTAATAAGAAG CCAGAGAAGAAGGATATGGTTGGCATGCAGGAACAG GTCTTCGTGTGGAAAATCATCGAGCTGCATGACAAATATGTAGCTTATGTGACACAATGTTTCCAGGGACATACACTCTTCCATAAG GCACTTAAAGAAGCCTTTGAGGTCTTCTGTAACAAAGGTGTCTCTGGCAGTTCGAGTGCTGAGTTGTTGGCGACCTTCTGCGACAATATTCTGAAGAAAGGTTGCAGTGAGAAGCTCAGTGATGAAGCCATTGAAGATGCTCTTGAAAAg GTGGTGAGATTGCTGGCATACATCAGTGATAAAGACTTATTTGCTGAGTTCTATAG GAAGAAACTTGCAAGAAGATTACTTTTTGACAAAAGTGCTAATGACGAGCATGAGAGAAGTATTCTGACAAAGCTCAAGCAACAGTGCGGGGGGCAGTTTACTTCAAAAATGGAGGGCATGGTTACGGACCTTACTGTCGCTAGAGATCACCAGACTAAGTTTGAAGAGTTTGTAGCTGGACGTCCAGAGTTGAATCCTGGGATAGACTTGGCTGTTACTGTTTTGACAACGGGATTCTGGCCAAGCTACAAAACTTTTGACATAAACCTTCCTGCTGAGATG GTGAAATGTGTAGAGGTTTTCAAGGAGTTCTATCAAACAAGAACAAAGCACAGGAAGCTGACATGGATTTATTCCTTGGGAACCTGCAACATCAATGCTAAGTTTGATACTAAACCTATTGAGCTCATTGTTACGACATATCAG GCTGCATTGCTACTGCTGTTCAATGGATCTGACAGGCTTAGTTATTCTGAGATTGTAACACAATTAAACCTGTCAGATGATGATGTAGTGCGCTTGCTCCATTCGCTTTCTTGTGCGAAATACAAGATCCTTACCAAGGAACCGGCAAATAAATCAATCTCGCCAAATGATGTTTTTGAGTTCAATTCAAAATTTACTGACAGAATGAGAAGAATTAAG ATTCCACTCCCTCCTGTTGATGAGAAGAAAAAGGTTGTTGAAGATGTTGACAAAGACAGGAggtatgcaattgatgcatcaatTGTACGCATTATGAAGAGCCGCAAAGTTATGGGTCATCAACAGCTGGTTGCTGAATGTGTTGAGCAGCTGAGCCGCATGTTTAAG CCTGACTTCAAAGCCATAAAGAAGAGGATCGAGGATCTCATCACAAGGGACTACTTGGAGCGCGACAAGGACAACGCGAATATGTACAAATACCTTGCCTGA
- the LOC136512359 gene encoding 1-aminocyclopropane-1-carboxylate oxidase-like yields MVVPVIDFSKLDGAERAETMAQIANGCEEWGFFQLVNHGIPLELLERVKKVCSDCYRLREAGFRASEPVRTLEALVDAERRGEEVAPVDDLDWEDIFYIHDGCQWPSDPPAFKETMREYRAELRKLAERVMEAMDENLGLDRGTVKAAFSGDGQHEPYFGTKVSHYPPCPRPDLITGLRAHTDAGGVILLFQDDKVGGLEVLKDGQWTDVQPLAGAIVVNTGDQIEVLSNGRYRSAWHRVLPMRDGNRRSIASFYNPANEATISPAAVATSGGEAYPKYVFGDYMDVYAKQKFQAKEPRFEAVKAAAPKSSPAA; encoded by the coding sequence ATGGTGGTTCCCGTGATCGACTTCTCCAAGCTGGACGGCGCCGAGAGGGCGGAGACGATGGCGCAGATCGCCAATGGCTGCGAGGAGTGGGGGTTCTTCCAGCTCGTGAACCACGGCATCCCGCTGGAGCTTCTGGAGCGCGTCAAGAAGGTGTGCTCCGACTGCTACCGCCTCCGGGAGGCCGGGTTCAGGGCGTCGGAGCCGGTGCGCACGCTGGAGGCGCTCGTCGACGCGGAGCGGCGcggggaggaggtggcgcccgtggacgaccTGGACTGGGAGGACATCTTCTACATCCACGACGGCTGCCAGTGGCCGTCCGACCCGCCGGCGTTCAAGGAGACCATGCGCGAGTACCGCGCCGAGCTGCGGAAGCTGGCCGAGCGCGTCATGGAGGCCATGGACGAGAACCTCGGCCTCGACAGGGGCACCGTCAAGGCCGCCTTTTCCGGTGACGGCCAGCACGAGCCCTACTTCGGCACCAAGGTCAGCCACTACCCGCCGTGCCCGCGCCCGGACCTCATCACGGGCCTGCGCGCGCACACCGACGCCGGCGGCGTCATCCTCCTGTTCCAGGACGACAAGGTCGGCGGCCTGGAGGTGCTCAAGGACGGCCAGTGGACCGACGTGCAGCCGCTCGCGGGCGCCATCGTCGTCAACACGGGCGACCAGATCGAGGTGCTCAGCAACGGCCGGTACCGCAGCGCCTGGCACCGCGTGCTGCCCATGCGCGACGGCAACCgccgctccatcgcctccttctaCAACCCGGCCAACGAGGCCACCAtctcgccggcggcggtggccacCAGCGGCGGCGAGGCGTACCCCAAGTACGTGTTCGGGGACTACATGGACGTGTATGCCAAGCAGAAGTTCCAGGCAAAGGAGCCCAGGTTTGAAGCCGTCAAGGCGGCGGCGCCAAAATCATCTCCAGCGGCATAA
- the LOC136510057 gene encoding cullin-1-like isoform X1 encodes MAGQERRTIDLEEGWAFMQKGITKLKNILEGKPEPQFSSEDYMMLYTTIYNMCTQKPPHDYSQQLYDKYRESFEEYITSMVLPSLREKHDEFMLRELVQRWSNHKVMVRWLSRFFHYLDRYFISRRSLTPLKEVGLTCFRELIYQEIKGQVKDAVIALIDKEREGEQIDRALLKNVLDIFVEIGLGQMECYENDFEDFLLKDTTEYYSVKAQSWILEDSCPDYMIKAEECLKREKERVGHYLHISSEQKLLEKVQNELLAQYATPLLEKEHSGCSALLRDDKVEDLSRMYRLFFKITRGLEPISNMFKTHVTNEGTALVKQAEDSASNKKPEKKDMVGMQEQVFVWKIIELHDKYVAYVTQCFQGHTLFHKALKEAFEVFCNKGVSGSSSAELLATFCDNILKKGCSEKLSDEAIEDALEKVHFFSFAVIDKLCARALMTVTGFQVVRLLAYISDKDLFAEFYRKKLARRLLFDKSANDEHERSILTKLKQQCGGQFTSKMEGMVTDLTVARDHQTKFEEFVAGRPELNPGIDLAVTVLTTGFWPSYKTFDINLPAEMVKCVEVFKEFYQTRTKHRKLTWIYSLGTCNINAKFDTKPIELIVTTYQAALLLLFNGSDRLSYSEIVTQLNLSDDDVVRLLHSLSCAKYKILTKEPANKSISPNDVFEFNSKFTDRMRRIKIPLPPVDEKKKVVEDVDKDRRYAIDASIVRIMKSRKVMGHQQLVAECVEQLSRMFKPDFKAIKKRIEDLITRDYLERDKDNANMYKYLA; translated from the exons ATGGCGGGGCAGGAGCGTAGGACAATCGATCTGGAGGAGGGATGGGCGTTCATGCAGAAGGGCATCACCAAGCTGAAGAACATCCTCGAGGGCAAGCCCGAGCCGCAGTTCAGCTCCGAGGACTACATGATGCTTTACAC GACGATATACAACATGTGCACGCAGAAGCCGCCACACGACTACTCGCAGCAGCTTTACGACAAGTATCGGGAGTCGTTCGAGGAGTACATCACCTCCATG GTACTACCTTCGTTAAGGGAGAAACATGATGAGTTTATGCTGAGGGAGCTAGTGCAAAGGTGGTCAAACCATAAAGTCATGGTTCGCTGGCTCTCACGTTTCTTTCATTACCTTGACCGGTACTTCATATCAAGGAGGTCACTTACCCCACTTAAAGAAGTTGGCCTTACTTGCTTCCGAGAGTTG ATCTATCAAGAGATTAAAGGACAAGTTAAAGACGCAGTGATTGCTCTG ATAGACAAAGAACGTGAGGGTGAACAGATTGACCGGGCTCTGTTGAAGAATGTCTTGGATATTTTTGTCGAAATTGGGTTGGGTCAAATGGAGTGTTATGAGAATGACTTTGAAGATTTCTTGCTCAAGGATACTACAGAGTACTACTCTGTCAAGGCTCAAAGCTGGATTCTTGAGGACTCATGCCCAGATTACATGATTAAG GCTGAGGAGTGTTTGAAGCGGGAGAAGGAGCGAGTAGGTCACTATTTGCATATTAGCAGCGAACAAAAGTTGTTGGAG AAAGTGCAAAATGAATTGCTTGCTCAGTATGCAACCCCGCTGTTGGAGAAGGAGCATTCTGGATGTTCTGCTTTGCTTCGTGATGATAAG GTTGAGGATCTTTCTAGGATGTACAGGCTCTTCTTCAAAATCACCCGCGGTCTGGAGCCTATATCTAACATGTTCAAAACG CATGTTACAAATGAAGGCACAGCCTTGGTAAAGCAAGCAGAAGATTCTGCTAGTAATAAGAAG CCAGAGAAGAAGGATATGGTTGGCATGCAGGAACAG GTCTTCGTGTGGAAAATCATCGAGCTGCATGACAAATATGTAGCTTATGTGACACAATGTTTCCAGGGACATACACTCTTCCATAAG GCACTTAAAGAAGCCTTTGAGGTCTTCTGTAACAAAGGTGTCTCTGGCAGTTCGAGTGCTGAGTTGTTGGCGACCTTCTGCGACAATATTCTGAAGAAAGGTTGCAGTGAGAAGCTCAGTGATGAAGCCATTGAAGATGCTCTTGAAAAggtacattttttttcttttgctgttATTGATAAATTATGTGCCAGAGCTTTAATGACTGTGACTGGTTTCCAGGTGGTGAGATTGCTGGCATACATCAGTGATAAAGACTTATTTGCTGAGTTCTATAG GAAGAAACTTGCAAGAAGATTACTTTTTGACAAAAGTGCTAATGACGAGCATGAGAGAAGTATTCTGACAAAGCTCAAGCAACAGTGCGGGGGGCAGTTTACTTCAAAAATGGAGGGCATGGTTACGGACCTTACTGTCGCTAGAGATCACCAGACTAAGTTTGAAGAGTTTGTAGCTGGACGTCCAGAGTTGAATCCTGGGATAGACTTGGCTGTTACTGTTTTGACAACGGGATTCTGGCCAAGCTACAAAACTTTTGACATAAACCTTCCTGCTGAGATG GTGAAATGTGTAGAGGTTTTCAAGGAGTTCTATCAAACAAGAACAAAGCACAGGAAGCTGACATGGATTTATTCCTTGGGAACCTGCAACATCAATGCTAAGTTTGATACTAAACCTATTGAGCTCATTGTTACGACATATCAG GCTGCATTGCTACTGCTGTTCAATGGATCTGACAGGCTTAGTTATTCTGAGATTGTAACACAATTAAACCTGTCAGATGATGATGTAGTGCGCTTGCTCCATTCGCTTTCTTGTGCGAAATACAAGATCCTTACCAAGGAACCGGCAAATAAATCAATCTCGCCAAATGATGTTTTTGAGTTCAATTCAAAATTTACTGACAGAATGAGAAGAATTAAG ATTCCACTCCCTCCTGTTGATGAGAAGAAAAAGGTTGTTGAAGATGTTGACAAAGACAGGAggtatgcaattgatgcatcaatTGTACGCATTATGAAGAGCCGCAAAGTTATGGGTCATCAACAGCTGGTTGCTGAATGTGTTGAGCAGCTGAGCCGCATGTTTAAG CCTGACTTCAAAGCCATAAAGAAGAGGATCGAGGATCTCATCACAAGGGACTACTTGGAGCGCGACAAGGACAACGCGAATATGTACAAATACCTTGCCTGA